In uncultured Methanobacterium sp., a genomic segment contains:
- a CDS encoding HAD family hydrolase — translation MKAVVFDNSGTLISRYRAIKDINSGFIHDNTSSIDLVDKNPYRALVVLQTDPSTCLVNARPDQTIHQFITRNKVPFDISYSSSDIQKEDVLTLIQNENVKISDIQDTIQAVIEKDYNVQICSGSGFIMNTRTGHIEFTITAGGKIFPEVQEVVEELKKRSFHIYVASGDRMKSLEELASFIHIPSENVFGTADSWRKKEIVAGLKSRYRVMMVGNSANDILALKEADVGVLTTQQAEETPQKVFDAADVVVGNIKEILDINF, via the coding sequence ATGAAAGCTGTTGTTTTCGATAACTCCGGTACCTTAATCTCAAGGTACAGAGCCATTAAGGACATTAATAGTGGATTTATCCATGATAACACCAGTTCCATTGATTTGGTTGATAAAAATCCATATAGAGCCCTGGTAGTGCTTCAAACAGACCCATCCACTTGCCTGGTAAATGCCCGGCCGGATCAAACCATCCATCAATTCATAACACGGAACAAAGTGCCCTTTGATATAAGTTATTCATCTTCAGATATCCAGAAAGAGGATGTTTTAACTCTCATTCAAAATGAAAACGTTAAAATTAGCGATATCCAGGATACAATTCAAGCAGTGATTGAAAAAGATTATAACGTGCAGATATGCAGTGGATCTGGATTTATAATGAACACCAGAACAGGGCACATTGAATTCACCATCACCGCTGGAGGTAAAATATTCCCGGAAGTTCAAGAGGTGGTGGAAGAACTCAAAAAAAGATCATTCCATATTTACGTGGCATCAGGAGACAGGATGAAGTCCCTGGAGGAACTGGCCAGTTTCATTCACATTCCATCGGAAAATGTTTTCGGCACAGCAGATTCCTGGAGAAAAAAGGAAATTGTGGCCGGACTGAAAAGTAGATATCGGGTGATGATGGTAGGTAACAGTGCCAACGATATCCTTGCACTTAAAGAAGCAGATGTTGGTGTTTTAACCACACAACAAGCTGAAGAAACACCCCAAAAAGTTTTTGATGCGGCTGATGTTGTAGTAGGTAATATTAAAGAGATTCTGGATATCAATTTTTAG
- a CDS encoding LysE family transporter, producing the protein MWIEIILFAMASFWVGLSGAMVPGPMLTVTISDSLKKGSRAGPLVVLGHVIAETTLIILLVLGLGWVIGSQWMTMIIGGVGGVMLIYIGYSIARSPVPEEIPGDGEPIEKRGSVLSGIITSVTNPYFYLWWATIGWAFMLKGIELAGIIGVLSFLVGHWGADLSWYSIVSFFTSKGRGVLPGKRYRIMMMICGIFLVFLGVYFIYSTLIT; encoded by the coding sequence ATGTGGATAGAAATTATTTTATTTGCGATGGCCTCTTTTTGGGTGGGTTTATCCGGTGCAATGGTCCCCGGACCCATGTTAACTGTTACTATCTCTGATTCCCTTAAGAAGGGATCTCGAGCCGGGCCTCTGGTAGTTCTGGGGCATGTAATTGCAGAGACAACCCTGATAATACTCCTGGTTTTGGGCCTGGGCTGGGTTATTGGGTCCCAGTGGATGACCATGATCATCGGAGGAGTGGGAGGAGTGATGCTTATCTACATTGGTTACAGCATTGCCAGATCCCCGGTGCCAGAGGAAATTCCGGGAGATGGTGAGCCAATAGAAAAAAGGGGATCAGTTCTAAGTGGGATAATTACCAGTGTGACCAATCCCTACTTCTACCTCTGGTGGGCCACTATAGGCTGGGCTTTCATGCTTAAGGGAATAGAATTAGCCGGGATAATAGGAGTTTTGAGTTTCCTGGTAGGCCACTGGGGAGCAGATCTCAGTTGGTACAGCATTGTGTCTTTTTTCACCAGCAAAGGAAGAGGTGTGCTCCCAGGTAAACGTTACCGGATCATGATGATGATTTGTGGTATTTTCCTGGTGTTTTTAGGAGTTTATTTCATCTACTCCACTTTAATAACCTGA
- a CDS encoding TMEM175 family protein: MPDKNAIKSTGINAKRIETLVDGVFAIAMTLLVLGITVPSIANPTEAGLYQALINLLPNFYSYFISFILLAVFWRINHNQFNRIKRADGTLLWIIIIWLLFVALLPFSAFFIGEYGNFRIPNIFFDLNLFAIGFLLFLNWRHALNSGLVDGVDDEMRRTSLRLNLILPVISLLALGVTYLPFMKEVGYAWSSLVYLIIPLMKRFY, encoded by the coding sequence TTGCCGGACAAAAATGCAATTAAATCCACAGGAATCAATGCCAAGCGTATAGAAACCCTGGTTGATGGTGTTTTCGCAATAGCCATGACCCTCCTGGTTTTGGGGATTACTGTACCATCAATAGCCAACCCCACTGAAGCTGGACTTTATCAGGCTCTAATCAATCTTTTACCCAATTTTTACAGTTACTTTATCAGTTTCATTCTTCTGGCTGTTTTCTGGAGAATCAATCACAACCAGTTTAACCGGATTAAAAGAGCAGATGGTACTTTGCTGTGGATAATTATTATTTGGTTACTTTTCGTGGCATTACTGCCCTTTTCAGCCTTTTTTATAGGGGAATATGGGAATTTCCGGATTCCCAACATATTCTTCGACCTGAATCTTTTTGCTATAGGTTTTCTTTTATTCTTAAACTGGCGTCATGCACTCAACAGTGGGCTGGTGGATGGTGTTGATGATGAAATGAGAAGAACCAGTTTAAGGCTTAATTTAATACTACCAGTAATTTCTTTACTTGCATTGGGGGTTACATACCTCCCATTTATGAAAGAAGTGGGATATGCTTGGTCAAGCCTAGTTTATCTTATTATCCCCTTAATGAAACGTTTTTACTAA
- a CDS encoding DUF6790 family protein — protein sequence MDTAYTWLILGIIGALIMLGIQFYSKRVLTIKKILEITLLSLLVVTVGFGSIWAAIGHSFFANQVASSIGWAPGSPFQQEVAFANLAFGVLGILCIWIRGNFWTATVIGVSIFLLGDALGHITNIFATGNQASGNAGAVLVLDILVPVLLITLLAVYRVMEERAVRSAIKSLERSL from the coding sequence ATGGACACAGCTTACACTTGGCTGATACTGGGGATAATTGGCGCATTAATAATGTTAGGTATTCAATTTTATTCTAAACGAGTTTTAACAATCAAAAAAATATTGGAAATAACCCTTCTATCTTTACTGGTTGTCACGGTAGGTTTCGGTTCCATCTGGGCTGCTATTGGTCATTCATTCTTTGCTAACCAGGTGGCTTCATCAATTGGATGGGCGCCTGGAAGTCCATTCCAGCAGGAAGTAGCTTTTGCCAATCTGGCATTTGGTGTTCTGGGAATATTGTGCATCTGGATCAGAGGCAATTTCTGGACCGCTACTGTCATAGGAGTTTCCATCTTCCTCCTGGGGGATGCCCTGGGACATATAACTAACATCTTTGCCACCGGTAACCAAGCTTCTGGAAATGCAGGAGCGGTTCTGGTTCTGGATATACTGGTGCCAGTACTTTTAATTACCCTTTTAGCGGTCTACAGGGTCATGGAAGAAAGGGCAGTACGCAGTGCCATTAAAAGTCTAGAAAGGTCACTGTAA